The following proteins come from a genomic window of Rissa tridactyla isolate bRisTri1 chromosome 11, bRisTri1.patW.cur.20221130, whole genome shotgun sequence:
- the RPL26L1 gene encoding 60S ribosomal protein L26-like 1 — MKFNPFVTSDRSKNRKRHFNAPSHIRRKIMSSPLSKELRQKYNVRSMPIRKDDEVQVVRGHYKGQQIGKVVQVYRKKYVIYIERVQREKANGTTVHVGIHPSKVVITRLKLDKDRKKILERKAKSRQVGKEKGKYKEETIEKMQE, encoded by the exons ATGAAGTTCAATCCATTTGTGACCTCGGACCGCAGCAAGAACCGCAAACGGCACTTCAATGCACCTTCTCACATTCGAAGAAAAATCATGTCCTCCCCGCTCTCCAAGGAGTTGCGGCAGAAATACAACGTCCGCTCTATGCCCATCCGAAAGGATGATGAAGTCCAG GTTGTCCGGGGGCACTACAAAGGACAGCAGATTGGCAAGGTGGTCCAggtgtacagaaaaaaatacgtCATCTACATTGAACGTGTTCAGCGTGAGAAGGCTAATGGCACAACTGTCCACGTGGGGATCCACCCCAGCAAG GTGGTGATCACTAGGCTAAAACTGGACAAAGATCGCAAAAAGATCTTGGAGCGTAAAGCCAAATCTCGCCAGGTTGGCAAGGAGAAGGGCAAATACAAGGAAGAAACAATCGAAAAGATGCAAGAATAG